The Chrysemys picta bellii isolate R12L10 chromosome 5, ASM1138683v2, whole genome shotgun sequence genome includes a window with the following:
- the POU4F2 gene encoding POU domain, class 4, transcription factor 2 — translation MMMMSLNSKQPFSMPHGSGSLHEPKYSALHTASPCTSTAAAPSASSPSSTSSGAGRNSTSTSTSSEAMRRACLPTPPSNIFGGLDESLLARAEALAAVDIVSQTKSHHHHPPHHSPFKPDATYHTMNTIPCTSAASSSSVPISHPSALSGTHHHHHHHHHHHHQPHQALEGELLDHITPGLALGAMTGPDGSVVSTPAHAPHMASMNPMHQAALSMAHAHGLPSHMGCMSDVDADPRDLEAFAERFKQRRIKLGVTQADVGSALANLKIPGVGSLSQSTICRFESLTLSHNNMIALKPILQAWLEEAEKSHREKLTKPELFNGAEKKRKRTSIAAPEKRSLEAYFAIQPRPSSEKIAAIAEKLDLKKNVVRVWFCNQRQKQKRMKYSAGI, via the exons atgatgatgatgtctcTGAACAGCAAGCAGCCCTTCAGCATGCCCCACGGCAGCGGCAGCCTGCACGAGCCCAAGTACTCGGCGCTGCACACCgcctccccctgcacctccaccGCCGCCGCCCCCTCGGCCAGctcccccagcagcaccagcagcggGGCCGGCAGGAACAGTACCAGCACCAGTACCAGCTCGGAGGCGATGAGGCGAGCCTGCCTCCCAACTCCCCCG AGCAATATATTCGGCGGTCTGGATGAGAGTTTGCTGGCCCGCGCTGAAGCCCTGGCGGCGGTGGATATAGTTTCCCAGACCAAGAGCCACCATCATCACCCGCCTCATCACAGCCCCTTCAAGCCGGACGCTACTTACCACACCATGAACACCATCCCTTGCAcctctgctgcctcctcctcGTCGGTGCCCATTTCCCACCCGTCAGCCCTGTCCGgcactcaccaccaccaccaccaccatcaccaccaccaccaccagcctcACCAGGCTTTGGAAGGGGAGCTTTTAgaccacatcactccagggctgGCGCTGGGGGCCATGACCGGACCCGACGGCTCGGTGGTCTCCACGCCAGCCCATGCGCCTCACATGGCCAGTATGAACCCTATGCACCAGGCGGCTCTAAGCATGGCCCATGCCCACGGACTGCCTTCTCACATGGGATGCATGAGCGACGTGGACGCAGATCCCCGGGATTTAGAAGCGTTTGCGGAGAGGTTCAAGCAGAGGAGGATCAAGCTCGGAGTGACCCAGGCAGATGTGGGATCTGCCCTGGCTAACTTGAAGATCCCAGGAGTAGGCTCACTGAGCCAAAGCACCATCTGCAGGTTTGAGTCCCTTACCTTGTCCCACAATAACATGATCGCCCTCAAACCCATCTTGCAAGCCTGGCTAGAAGAAGCAGAGAAATCTCACCGGGAGAAGCTCACCAAACCAGAGCTCTTCAACGGAGCAGAGAAGAAGAGGAAGCGCACCTCTATCGCTGCACCTGAGAAGAggtccttggaagcctattttgCCATCCAGCCACGTCCTTCCTCGGAAAAAATAGCGGCCATCGCAGAGAAACTAGACCTCAAGAAGAACGTGGTCCGGGTCTGGTTCTGTAATCAGAGACAGAAACAGAAACGAATGAAATATTCCGCTGGGATTTAA